The proteins below come from a single Aegilops tauschii subsp. strangulata cultivar AL8/78 chromosome 6, Aet v6.0, whole genome shotgun sequence genomic window:
- the LOC109783126 gene encoding uncharacterized protein, with the protein MQMTEPPFLPRERLFKEQQYFQSLSKHTHLKGRYDAITSVGIPLALAALSLFMIGRGVYNMSHGIGKKE; encoded by the exons ATGCAGATGACAGAACCACCGTTTTTGCCGCGTGAGAGGCTTTTTAAGGAGCAGCAGTATTTCCAGAGCTTGAGCAAGCACACTCATCTGAAAGGGCGTTACGATGCGATCACCTCCGTCGGCATCCCCCTTGCGCTCGCTGCCTTGAGCCTGTTCATGATT GGTCGTGGTGTCTACAACATGTCTCACGGAATCGGGAAAAAGGAGTGA